Genomic window (Candidatus Binatia bacterium):
GGTCGGCCAAACACGGCGAAGGAAATCCGCCGGCGAGAATTGCGACCGCCACGGTCATGGTTACGAGTTTGCGCACGAAATTTCCTTCTCGATCAGCCATGAGTCGTCTCAGGGCTCGAGGGTGCGAATCTTGCCACGGAACGTCTTGGTACACGTCCCGCCGTCCGGATCCGTCGCGATGAGGGTGACGTCGAACTTTCCGACCGATGCGTACGTATGCACCGGGCTGACCTCGCTGCTGGGCGGACTGCCGTCTCCGAAATCCCAACGGAACGTCAGGTCTTCGAAGGAACCATCGGGGTCACTCGTGGTGTTGCGGAATTCGACGAGAAGAGGGGCCGGCCCCTTGCGCGGGTCCGCCTTCATGTTGCAACGCGGCGGCTTGTTGTCGCCGCTCGCGCCGGACCCACCGCCGTTTCCACCGGTGTTTCCGTCGCTGCCCGTACCTCCTCGGAAGCAAGAACGCTTGGCTTGTCGGGCAATCTGGCCTGGTAGCGAGGCCGGAGAGTTGCATGCGCGGTTTCGTCCGTCGCCCAGGTTGTTCGCGGCGACATCGTATTCGTAGGCCGTCACGTCCACCGCGTTGCCGCAACTTTTGTATCGCGAAATGAAATTCGCCCGTCCCGCACCGGGATCTTGCACGAGAAGCCCATCCCCCCGATTGCAACGAGATTCTCCGCGGTACAACGTGTTTTCTCCGCCTGAGACCTCGAAGCCGCTTTGGTTGTTGTTCTTCGCGTCGTCTCGCTGGGACTGATTGTCGTTGCCCTGGATCGTGTAACCACTTGCGGCATTGGCTTCAGCCTTGTTCTTTTCGAAGTCGTTGCCGTCCCCCTGGACGAGGAAGCCCGAGTCATCGTTCCGTTTGGCGCGGTTGCTCACGAGAAGATTGGAAGCGCTCGCGACCTCGAACCCGCTCTCGCGATTTCGTTCCGCCTGGTTTCCCTGAATCTCGTTGGAACCGGACGCCGGATCGAACCAGAACCCGCTGTCTGTGTTTGCACTCGCGCGGTTACCGCGAATCTCGTTGCCCTCGCTCGTCGCAAAGTAGAAGCCGGCGCCACCATTGTTGGCAGCGGAGTTGTTCCTCACCTGATTCTGGCCACCTTCGATCTGGAAGCCGTGTTGCACGTTGTCCAGAGCGCGGTTCGAGCGAAGCCGGTTCAGGTCAGACTGAAGCTGAAATCCGACACCGTTGGATTCCGCCGTCGACCCGGTGATCACCGTTTTGTTGGCCCGAATGAGAGCCCCGACCGAATTGTTGGAGAGCCGCACGCTCTTGAGGACGGTGCCACTTTCTTCTGACACGTCTGTCCCGGCATTGTCGCTCAAGAAGCCGATCTGATCGCCGGTCTCACCGATGCGAAGATCTCGAAAAATCACGTTCCCCGAGGATGGACAGACGTAGACCAACGTGTCGAAAGGCCCAGCAGCCCCGGGTCGAACACGTGCGGTGTTGCAGCCCGTGATCAAGAGTCCCGTCGAAGCATTGGCGTCGAACGGAGCGCCGAAATCGATCTCGTTGACGGTGACATGCGCTGGAGGCGACGTGGTGCCGTCGGGGCAGAGTGCCGTAGCCGCCGGCGGCTCGTCGGTCGCATCGGAAATGCAGATCACTTTCCCGCCCGTTGCGATGTCGACGGCAGCCTCGAGATTGGCCACTTCGATGGAAGCACCCGTCGACGGGATACAACCCGCTGGTGCGCAAATGTCGCACGTAGCGTTGCCGGGCAGGTTTGCAGGTGGACAAATGCCCAGAGAGGAAGTGGCTGCGACCAGCAGCACCGCCACCGCCGCGGGTACGGCCGCGAGCACAACTGGGGTCCGTCGTAGAGGGTTCATAAACTGTGGTCTCCCGGGATTGATCCCTTCACCTGTCTTGGGACGAGCAAACTCGATAGCGGCCGCTTTATAGCACCCGGTGGATGCCTTGGTACGGAACTTTTTTCGAACGTTCGTTCTGCTTCTCCCGGCCCGGCGACCACGCTCGTGACGGCGTTCGCCAACAGATCGGCAGAGCCGCGACGGATCCCGGTTCGTGCCGCAGAGGGCAGGTGGCCGGCCCTTGGCGACGGGTGGGTCTCGGAAAACTCCCGCCTTTCCAAAGGATAGCCGACATGAAGCGCGCTTTCGGCGCCTGGACGACATAACGGCTCCTTACCGGACGCTGGCGTGCGGCTCGCACTGGCACATGGATCTCTTCAAAAACCCTGTCGTGGCAATCGGTTGCCGGACCCGGTCTTCCGTCGACATCCCGGCACGCAGCGTCTTGTGTGCCTATGGTGTGCCAAAATGCCGGACGTGGGGTGCCGCGAGCGCCGTCTTGCGCGCCAGAAGCGGCGGCAGAGCCGCGCGTGGGACTCCGGCGAGGCCGCGACCGTTCCGGACAGCGTAGGATCCGCGCCGATCGCGACGCATCGCGGGCCCCGCGCATCGCGCCTATAAGTCCAAGCAGCTGGTTCTGGAGGGCCGCTTGTACGGCAGTCGAAACCGGCTCGGCTCCAAGAGGAGAACCCATGCAAGACATCGAGATTGAAGCGCGTGATATGACGTTCCAGGCGCTGATCGACGGTCCCGAAGACGGCCCTCTCGTGATGATGCTGCACGGCCTCCCGCGCAACCGCTGGGAGTGGCACCACCAGATCCCGGCCATCGCCGCCATGGGATTTCGCGCGGTCGCGCCGGATCTGCGAGGCTTCTGCCCCGGTGCTCGCCCTGAGGGAGTGGAGGCCTACCACCTCGACGAATACGCGCGCGATGTCCTCGGGATCGCCGACGCGCTCGGTCATGCAGAGCGCCCATTCCATCTGATGGGCACCAGCATCGGCGCGAACATGGCCTGGTGGCTGGCAGCGAAATACTCCGACCGGATCGCGACGCTCACGTGCATCAACATCCCCCATCCCGGCGCCCTCGCCACGGGACGCTCGAAAACCGGCTCGTCTGCCGACGGGCAAACGGCGAAGTTCAGCTACATCAGCGAAGCGGCCAAAGAGGGCAACGAACGCACGATGTTCGAGGCCATGCTCGCAAAGCAGGGTGTGTCGTCCGAAGAGAGCGAGCCGTACCGCACAGCCCTCGACAGCGATGAGGCCCTAGCGCCGTCTACAACTTCTACCGAGCCATCCCACTGTGGTTCACGGAGCGCCTCGATCCAGTCACCATGCCGACCCTCTTCGTCTGGCCCACGGGTTCGACGAACGTAGCGAACGCTTCGATCGCCGCGAATGCAGGTTGGGTCACGGGCCCCTACCGCCTCGAGATCGTCGAGGGCGTTCACCAACCCGCTCTCCAAGCGGCGCCGGAAGAGATGACGGCCCTGCTCCTCGAGCACCTGTCCGAGTACGCCCGATAACGAGCGGCCGGTTCGTGCACCGAGACGCGATGACCGCGCACGGGCAACGTGCCTCGAAGCGGTCTCAGCTCCCGACGGCTTTGAACTGCGTCGCGTCCTGCTTCTTGATGTCGTCGAGCGTCGCTTCGAAGCAGAGCGGCGTGTGCACGGGGTCATAGCCGATGAGCTGCACGGTCGCGCTGGTCGCGCCCGGAAGGCTCGCGGCGATGG
Coding sequences:
- a CDS encoding right-handed parallel beta-helix repeat-containing protein; this encodes MANLEAAVDIATGGKVICISDATDEPPAATALCPDGTTSPPAHVTVNEIDFGAPFDANASTGLLITGCNTARVRPGAAGPFDTLVYVCPSSGNVIFRDLRIGETGDQIGFLSDNAGTDVSEESGTVLKSVRLSNNSVGALIRANKTVITGSTAESNGVGFQLQSDLNRLRSNRALDNVQHGFQIEGGQNQVRNNSAANNGGAGFYFATSEGNEIRGNRASANTDSGFWFDPASGSNEIQGNQAERNRESGFEVASASNLLVSNRAKRNDDSGFLVQGDGNDFEKNKAEANAASGYTIQGNDNQSQRDDAKNNNQSGFEVSGGENTLYRGESRCNRGDGLLVQDPGAGRANFISRYKSCGNAVDVTAYEYDVAANNLGDGRNRACNSPASLPGQIARQAKRSCFRGGTGSDGNTGGNGGGSGASGDNKPPRCNMKADPRKGPAPLLVEFRNTTSDPDGSFEDLTFRWDFGDGSPPSSEVSPVHTYASVGKFDVTLIATDPDGGTCTKTFRGKIRTLEP
- a CDS encoding alpha/beta hydrolase, with the translated sequence MQDIEIEARDMTFQALIDGPEDGPLVMMLHGLPRNRWEWHHQIPAIAAMGFRAVAPDLRGFCPGARPEGVEAYHLDEYARDVLGIADALGHAERPFHLMGTSIGANMAWWLAAKYSDRIATLTCINIPHPGALATGRSKTGSSADGQTAKFSYISEAAKEGNERTMFEAMLAKQGVSSEESEPYRTALDSDEALAPSTTSTEPSHCGSRSASIQSPCRPSSSGPRVRRT